In Candidatus Manganitrophus morganii, the genomic window AAACTGCAAAAACAATAATCAAAGCGGTAAAAAGTCTGAATGCCAACGAGGCCAGCCCGATCACATACATCTTCTCCAGCGATCGGTATACCGACAACAAACTCTCATAAAGCACCTGAAAAAACAGACCGATGCATAACACATAAATCACCTGGATCGTCTCAACTGGATAATGGAGAAGATGAACGGAGAGAATAATTACCGCAATATTCAGGGCTGATAATAAGACTTTAAAAGGGAGAATGTCTTTAATGAGGTCGATGTTTTTTTCGTCTCGGGCGGCTTCCCTGATGAATAATGACTCAATTCCTAAATTCGAAAGGACGCTGAAAAATAAGATATAGGAGAGCCCGAATGTATATCTGCCGTAGAGCTCCGGACCGATGCTTTTGGCGATGATCGAGGTGGTAAAGATGGAAACAAAGGTATTCACGATCGAAACAACGCTAAGCAGCAGGGTGTTTGTGATAATCTTTCTTCCGCCGGTCATGAATGATCCTTACTTTACCTTGTAAATCCGAATGGTATCCCCGCTTCTTGTCGCGGTCGGCTCGAAGCTCTGAACGAACGAAAATTGCTGGTCCAGGTTCTCATAGAATTCGGCCGACTTTGGATATTTCTCTCTCCAGGCGGAGTCTTCCAACCAACTCCTCAGGCTCGCGTTGTGAATGATATAGTTAAACCCATTTTCTCGGTAGTAATCGAACGATTCGATATCGCGTCCTAACTCGGTTGTGGTGATATCATAGGTAATCTCAGGCATATTTTGAAGCAATAGCTCAAAATAGATTGACGCATAGGAATCTACAATTTTAACCTGGGGAGAATCATAGGTTTCCCCCTCTTTCAAGTTTCGAATCACATTCATCTGCGCTTCGAGCTTCTCGCGAGATTGACTGATTCGAGGCCCCGATGTGATCATCGTATGTCCCGCATCGATCAAGATCTTACTGCCCGCCGGAATATTCTCTTCGATCCACTTTTTCGAGACCTTGCTCGTGTTGTCCTCCGTCAGACGAACCGTATATGCCGCTGAATTGCGGAAGGGATAGAACACCATCACGATGCAAACAACCGCGATCGCCGTCGCTTGCAATCGTTGATCGGATACGAACCGCTTGATCGTCACATCGAGCAGACGCCCGCTGAGCAAAAATAAGGCGGGAAAGAGGGTCATCAAGTAGCGGTCCATAATGAGAAAGTCGGAATTCGCAAGAACAAGGAAAATGACAATCACAAAAGTCAGGAGAATATAATCCCAGCGCTCTCTCCGATAAACCGCGTAGAAAAGGCCACAAGCAGTCAATAGGAAAAGGGGAAGGCCGAAATCCTTTTGAAGGACCATCAAATATGTGTAATAGGCATTTCCTCCCACGGCGTAGGAGACTTCGTCGTAAACGTTCGTATAGATCCCGTATTGCCAAACGAAATACATCACCCATTGCTTGAAGGCGACAATAATCGCAGGATTGCTGATCAAGAGGCCGGCCGTAAATGCGGCGGTGGAATAAAAAATTTCTCTGGAAAAGATCGAGCCCTTTATCGATTTCCGCTCTTGATAACACCTGAAGAAGTGGGCCATGAGAAAAATGATCCCGATCCCCCCGCCGATGATCTTGATGTTGATGGTGACCGCCCCCAGAAAGGCGGCAATGGCGTAATCGTTCAGACGCCCCGATTGGAAAAACCGGACGATGAAATAGAAAGAGAGAAGAAAGAAAAAAGTCAGGGGAACATCGGTCCCCACGAGATGGGAGGTCCAGACATGAAGGGTGTTGACAGTGAGAAAGGCGGCCGCGATGAGTCCGACCGTTTTGTTATAGAGCGATTTTCCGATGAGGTAGAGAAGAGCGATTGATATCGTCCCCATGGTCGCCACCGTATAGCGGCCGATCAAAAAAAGCGGATCCATGTTTCTGATGATCTTCGCCGCAAAATCCATCGGGCTGCTGAAGAGATTGGTCAGATATCCGATGATGAAATAGACGCCGTATTCGACCGCCAATATATTTTGAAATCCTTTTTTGTGCCATCGGTTCGTGTTAAATTTTCCCGAAGCGACCCGGAGCGCTTCGAACACCTCATTATATTCATCCGTATTCTCGGCATTATGCAAGCCGTAATACCTCAGAACGGCGCCGAAGAACAGAATCGCCAAAAGGACTTTGACAGATGGATCATCACGGACATAATCGATCGCGTTGTAAGCCTTTATCCTGATCGTCGTCAAAATCGAATCTTGATTCCTCGGGAAGCTCTGAACGTCGGCTCCCATCGGAATCCGCTCATCACTTTGAGATACTTCATCCAAATTCGGCATCCTTCTTTTCAAGAGGTCCGCAGCTCCTTTCTTCCGCCCGCTTTGATATATTCGACGCCTCCGAGAATGCTGACCGAAACGACGATTGCAAACCACAAGAGGGAGAGGCTCAGCGCCTCCTCTTGTGTCGCCCCGATCATCGTAAACAGCAGCACGAAGGCCCCCTCCCGGACACCCAAGCCGGATAAGGAAAGGGGGAACATCGAAGCGGTGGTGGTGAGAGGGATGAATATAAAAAAGTAACCGAGAGGAATATCGATTTGAAGCCCTCTGGCAATCACATAATACCCGATGATCACGCCGATCTGAACGACCATGGAATAGAGAAAGATCTTTACCAGCATTTTGTGGAATTTTTTATAGCTCATCAGAACATTGTAAAAATTATCTATCTTTTCCGCGACACGATGTAATCGCGTCCTTTTTAATAGATTCAGCATCCAGCCGTGCATCGCGTCGACCCAGAGGACAAGGCTGAGGAGGAAATATCCCGCCACAAAAACTCCCAAAACGATCGGAAGCCCCGTGTCCTTAATCAGCGGATAGCCGGCAACAAGCCCGGCCAGGACGATAAATATCAGCGCCGTAAAGCCGGAATACCGATCCATAAAGATGGAGGCCAAGGAAGCCCCCCCCTTTCCGGTCACCTTGTAGAGATAATACCCCTTCACCGCGTCCCCGCCGATCATCGTCGGAAGAAAGTTATTGAAAAACATTCCGATAAAATAGATGGAGAGAAGGTTTCGATAAGGGATATCGACATCTTTTTCCAAGATAATCGACCACCGGTAAGTCGAGACGCACTGCACTCCGATAAAAATGCAGGCCCCAAGCAAAACGATGCCCGGATTGACCGAACGCATTTTTTCCCAGAGCGAACTGATGTCTATCTTCGAAAAGAGGGCATAAAGAATCACCAGGCTGATGATCGATTTCAAAGCCGTTATGGAGCTGCTCTTCTTCATCTTCCGAGTATTTTCTTTACGATAAAGATCGGTTTGCTCTGTGATTCGTGATACGTTCTCGCCAGCATTTCTCCCAACAGCCCCATGCCGATCAGCTGCCCCCCCAGAATAATTAACAGGATCGAGAGAAGAAGGAGCGGCCTTCCGCCGATGTCTTTACCGACCACAAGTTTCTCATACGTCAAATAAAGGGCCATCAAAAAACCGAGGGCTCCGGATAACAATCCGGCGGGGCCGAACGCCTGTATCGGCCGGGTGGAAAACCCCTGGAGAAACTTGATCGTAATAAGGTCCAAGATCACCCGGATCGTCCTCGATATGCCGTATTTGCTCTTCCCGAACCGCCTGGCATGGTGTTTTGTTTCCACTTCGGTGATCGAGGCGCCGACCCAGTTGGCCATGGCCGGAATAAACCGGTGCATCTCTCCATAAAGCCTGACATTCTTTACAATCTCTTTTCGATACAATTTTAATGTGCAGCCGTAATCGTGCAGGTAGACCCCCGTCACCTTCGATATGATCCAGTTGGCGATCTTGGAGGGTAATTTTCGACTGAGAAATTTGTCCTGCCTGTTCTTTCTCCACCCGCTGACGACATCATAGTCTTTGCTTGCTTCAAGCAGTTTCGGAATGTCGGTCGGATCGTTTTGGAGATCGGCATCCATCGTAATGATGACGTCCCCTTCCGCATAATTAAACCCGGCCGCCACGGCGGCGGTCTGTCCGAAGTTTTTTCTGAATCCGATCACCACCACCGTTTTGTCCTTCGCTTGTATCTCCGACAAGATCGAAAACGATTTATCCCTGCTCCCGTCATCGACTAAAATGATCTCGTACTCCCTGTCCAATTTCTCCATCACATCTTTGATCGCCGTATAAAGATGGGGAATGCTCTCTTCTTCATTGTAAATAGGAATAACGATCGACACTTTTTCTTTCATGCAAAAAACCTCCTAAACCCGACAAGAATCAATCTGTACGAGATTAATCCCTAAACCGCTTACCTTCGCCTTCAAGAGCATTCATTATTAAACGCTCAGTCTCTCCAACGTATAGTTTGCCCCGACCCTTTTGGATTCCTTATACTTTATAATCAGCATCGTGACGGCGAAATTCATCAGGATGAAGAGCTGCGGCACCAAGAAAAAGTTAGGGACCAGAAAGGTTAAGGCCATGGCAAAGTAGGCATGAATCACAAATACAGACAAACTGTGCCTTCCAAAAGACAAGAGCACCCCGCCCACCCTTGTATCTTTTATGTACTTCCAGGAAAGGAACGCGACAGACCAGACGAGGTATAAGATTGAGCCGTGGTATAAGAGCCCGAGATAATTTAACGGGAACTTTCGGACGATCAAACCATACTCCATCCTTAGGTCTTCCCAAACAGGGAACCAGTGATGACCAAAATAAACAAGGGCCATCAGCAAAAAAAGAGAAACGGCCACTGATAGATGGACCTTGATCTTTCCGCTAT contains:
- a CDS encoding glycosyltransferase family 39 protein, translating into MDEVSQSDERIPMGADVQSFPRNQDSILTTIRIKAYNAIDYVRDDPSVKVLLAILFFGAVLRYYGLHNAENTDEYNEVFEALRVASGKFNTNRWHKKGFQNILAVEYGVYFIIGYLTNLFSSPMDFAAKIIRNMDPLFLIGRYTVATMGTISIALLYLIGKSLYNKTVGLIAAAFLTVNTLHVWTSHLVGTDVPLTFFFLLSFYFIVRFFQSGRLNDYAIAAFLGAVTINIKIIGGGIGIIFLMAHFFRCYQERKSIKGSIFSREIFYSTAAFTAGLLISNPAIIVAFKQWVMYFVWQYGIYTNVYDEVSYAVGGNAYYTYLMVLQKDFGLPLFLLTACGLFYAVYRRERWDYILLTFVIVIFLVLANSDFLIMDRYLMTLFPALFLLSGRLLDVTIKRFVSDQRLQATAIAVVCIVMVFYPFRNSAAYTVRLTEDNTSKVSKKWIEENIPAGSKILIDAGHTMITSGPRISQSREKLEAQMNVIRNLKEGETYDSPQVKIVDSYASIYFELLLQNMPEITYDITTTELGRDIESFDYYRENGFNYIIHNASLRSWLEDSAWREKYPKSAEFYENLDQQFSFVQSFEPTATRSGDTIRIYKVK
- a CDS encoding flippase-like domain-containing protein yields the protein MKKSSSITALKSIISLVILYALFSKIDISSLWEKMRSVNPGIVLLGACIFIGVQCVSTYRWSIILEKDVDIPYRNLLSIYFIGMFFNNFLPTMIGGDAVKGYYLYKVTGKGGASLASIFMDRYSGFTALIFIVLAGLVAGYPLIKDTGLPIVLGVFVAGYFLLSLVLWVDAMHGWMLNLLKRTRLHRVAEKIDNFYNVLMSYKKFHKMLVKIFLYSMVVQIGVIIGYYVIARGLQIDIPLGYFFIFIPLTTTASMFPLSLSGLGVREGAFVLLFTMIGATQEEALSLSLLWFAIVVSVSILGGVEYIKAGGRKELRTS
- a CDS encoding glycosyltransferase family 2 protein is translated as MKEKVSIVIPIYNEEESIPHLYTAIKDVMEKLDREYEIILVDDGSRDKSFSILSEIQAKDKTVVVIGFRKNFGQTAAVAAGFNYAEGDVIITMDADLQNDPTDIPKLLEASKDYDVVSGWRKNRQDKFLSRKLPSKIANWIISKVTGVYLHDYGCTLKLYRKEIVKNVRLYGEMHRFIPAMANWVGASITEVETKHHARRFGKSKYGISRTIRVILDLITIKFLQGFSTRPIQAFGPAGLLSGALGFLMALYLTYEKLVVGKDIGGRPLLLLSILLIILGGQLIGMGLLGEMLARTYHESQSKPIFIVKKILGR